One window of Centropristis striata isolate RG_2023a ecotype Rhode Island chromosome 21, C.striata_1.0, whole genome shotgun sequence genomic DNA carries:
- the pth3r gene encoding parathyroid hormone 3 receptor isoform X2: protein MLSPQGFRTVALLHTVMIVTALIDSDDVITRDEQIYVLIGAHAKCEKNIRAQMSLVKDGECIPEWDGIICWPRSRAGQVVSVLCPEYIYDFNHKGQAYRQCDASGNWELVPSINRTWANYTECTTYLTFNHRSQEEVFERLHLMYTVGYSISLASLLVAVSILCYFKRLHCTRNYIHIHLFTSFICRAVSIFVKDAVLYSMSEDRDAEPQFNAQKPHMAGCKVAVTLFLYFLATNHYWILVEGLYLHSLIFMAFLSDKNYLWALTIIGWGVPAVFVSIWVSARASLADTQCWDISAGNLKWIYQVPILAAIVVNFLLFVNIIRVLASKLWETTTGKLDPRQQYRKLLKSTLVLMPLFGVHYMVFMALPYTEVTGLLWQVQMHYEMFFNSSQGFFVAFIYCFCNGEVQAEVKKAWLRRSLAQDLKQKARITSSGGSCYYGGMMSHTTTHSVSLSAANPRGLSFTGGVVSSGGAASGGSGVRLPRHGSLHPQASLPGYVPRDTETPGPQQELAVRKPGGTESGVFARHARANKGNHDTKSHGASPAQTSGAEDPDSDLSLKELETIL from the exons ATGTTGTCTCCACAAGGATTTCGCACCGTGGCTCTTCTCCACACTGTCATGATAGTGACTGCACTG ATCGactctgatgatgtcatcacacgaGACGAGCAGATCTACGTTCTGATTGGTGCTCATGCTAAGTGTGAGAAGAACATCAGGGCACAAATGTCCCTAGTTAAAG ACGGTGAGTGTATCCCAGAGTGGGACGGGATCATCTGTTGGCCAAGGAGTCGAGCGGGTCAGGTGGTGTCTGTGCTGTGTCCAGAGTACATCTACGACTTCAACCACAAAG GGCAAGCCTACCGCCAGTGTGATGCGTCAGGGAACTGGGAGCTGGTGCCCAGCATCAACCGCACATGGGCCAACTACACCGAGTGCACCACATACTTGACCTTCAACCACAGGAGCCAAGAGGAG GTGTTTGAGAGGCTGCATCTCATGTACACTGTTGGATACTCCATTTCTCTCGCATCGCTGTTGGTGGCAGTCTCCATCCTCTGCTATTTCAA ACGTCTCCACTGCACACGCAATTACATCCACATTCACCTCTTCACCTCCTTCATATGTCGGGCAGTCAGCATTTTCGTGAAGGACGCCGTGCTCTACTCCATGTCTGAAGACAGAGACGCTGAGCCTCAGTTCAATGCACAGAAGCCCCATATG GCCGGCTGTAAAGTTGCTGTTACTCTCTTCCTTTACTTCCTGGCCACCAATCATTACTGGATCCTGGTGGAGGGCTTGTACCTGCACAGCCTCATCTTTATGGCCTTCCTCTCTGACAAGAACTACCTTTGGGCTCTCACCATCATCGGCTGGG GTGTTCCAGCCgtgtttgtgtctatttgggTCAGTGCTCGAGCATCGTTGGCAGACACACA GTGTTGGGACATCAGTGCAGGAAACCTAAAGTGGATCTATCAAGTTCCCATTCTGGCAGCCattgtt GTGAATTTCCTCCTCTTCGTCAACATAATACGGGTACTGGCCTCAAAACTGTGGGAAACAACTACTGGTAAATTGGACCCTCGGCAGCAATATcg GAAGCTGCTCAAGTCCACATTAGTCCTCATGCCCTTGTTTGGAGTTCACTACATGGTGTTCATGGCTCTTCCCTACACTGAGGTCACCGGGCTGCTGTGGCAGGTGCAAATGCATTATGAGATGTTCTTCAATTCATCCCAg GGCTTTTTTGTGGCATTTATCTACTGTTTCTGCAATGGGGAG GTGCAGGCGGAGGTAAAGAAGGCATGGTTAAGACGTAGCCTCGCACAGGacctcaaacagaaagccaGGATAACCAGCAGCGGAGGCAGCTGTTATTATGGCGGCATGATGTCACACACCACCACCCACAGTGTCAGCTTGTCTGCTGCCAATCCCAGAGGCCTCTCCTTCACTGGAGGTGTGGTGAGCTCTGGCGGAGCTGCCAGCggagggtcaggggtcaggCTGCCACGCCACGGCTCTCTGCACCCGCAAGCCAGTCTGCCTGGATACGTTcccagagacacagagaccCCTGGCCCCCAACAGGAGCTGGCTGTGAGGAAGCCAGGGGGGACGGAGTCTGGAGTTTTTGCCAGGCACGCCAGAGCCAACAAGGGAAACCATGACACTAAAAGTCACGGAGCATCTCCAGCCCAAACCTCTGGAGCAGAAGATCCAGACAGTGACTTATCTCTGAAAGAGCTGGAGACCATCTTGTAG
- the pth3r gene encoding parathyroid hormone 3 receptor isoform X1 has translation MLSPQGFRTVALLHTVMIVTALIDSDDVITRDEQIYVLIGAHAKCEKNIRAQMSLVKDGECIPEWDGIICWPRSRAGQVVSVLCPEYIYDFNHKGQAYRQCDASGNWELVPSINRTWANYTECTTYLTFNHRSQEEKVFERLHLMYTVGYSISLASLLVAVSILCYFKRLHCTRNYIHIHLFTSFICRAVSIFVKDAVLYSMSEDRDAEPQFNAQKPHMAGCKVAVTLFLYFLATNHYWILVEGLYLHSLIFMAFLSDKNYLWALTIIGWGVPAVFVSIWVSARASLADTQCWDISAGNLKWIYQVPILAAIVVNFLLFVNIIRVLASKLWETTTGKLDPRQQYRKLLKSTLVLMPLFGVHYMVFMALPYTEVTGLLWQVQMHYEMFFNSSQGFFVAFIYCFCNGEVQAEVKKAWLRRSLAQDLKQKARITSSGGSCYYGGMMSHTTTHSVSLSAANPRGLSFTGGVVSSGGAASGGSGVRLPRHGSLHPQASLPGYVPRDTETPGPQQELAVRKPGGTESGVFARHARANKGNHDTKSHGASPAQTSGAEDPDSDLSLKELETIL, from the exons ATGTTGTCTCCACAAGGATTTCGCACCGTGGCTCTTCTCCACACTGTCATGATAGTGACTGCACTG ATCGactctgatgatgtcatcacacgaGACGAGCAGATCTACGTTCTGATTGGTGCTCATGCTAAGTGTGAGAAGAACATCAGGGCACAAATGTCCCTAGTTAAAG ACGGTGAGTGTATCCCAGAGTGGGACGGGATCATCTGTTGGCCAAGGAGTCGAGCGGGTCAGGTGGTGTCTGTGCTGTGTCCAGAGTACATCTACGACTTCAACCACAAAG GGCAAGCCTACCGCCAGTGTGATGCGTCAGGGAACTGGGAGCTGGTGCCCAGCATCAACCGCACATGGGCCAACTACACCGAGTGCACCACATACTTGACCTTCAACCACAGGAGCCAAGAGGAG AAGGTGTTTGAGAGGCTGCATCTCATGTACACTGTTGGATACTCCATTTCTCTCGCATCGCTGTTGGTGGCAGTCTCCATCCTCTGCTATTTCAA ACGTCTCCACTGCACACGCAATTACATCCACATTCACCTCTTCACCTCCTTCATATGTCGGGCAGTCAGCATTTTCGTGAAGGACGCCGTGCTCTACTCCATGTCTGAAGACAGAGACGCTGAGCCTCAGTTCAATGCACAGAAGCCCCATATG GCCGGCTGTAAAGTTGCTGTTACTCTCTTCCTTTACTTCCTGGCCACCAATCATTACTGGATCCTGGTGGAGGGCTTGTACCTGCACAGCCTCATCTTTATGGCCTTCCTCTCTGACAAGAACTACCTTTGGGCTCTCACCATCATCGGCTGGG GTGTTCCAGCCgtgtttgtgtctatttgggTCAGTGCTCGAGCATCGTTGGCAGACACACA GTGTTGGGACATCAGTGCAGGAAACCTAAAGTGGATCTATCAAGTTCCCATTCTGGCAGCCattgtt GTGAATTTCCTCCTCTTCGTCAACATAATACGGGTACTGGCCTCAAAACTGTGGGAAACAACTACTGGTAAATTGGACCCTCGGCAGCAATATcg GAAGCTGCTCAAGTCCACATTAGTCCTCATGCCCTTGTTTGGAGTTCACTACATGGTGTTCATGGCTCTTCCCTACACTGAGGTCACCGGGCTGCTGTGGCAGGTGCAAATGCATTATGAGATGTTCTTCAATTCATCCCAg GGCTTTTTTGTGGCATTTATCTACTGTTTCTGCAATGGGGAG GTGCAGGCGGAGGTAAAGAAGGCATGGTTAAGACGTAGCCTCGCACAGGacctcaaacagaaagccaGGATAACCAGCAGCGGAGGCAGCTGTTATTATGGCGGCATGATGTCACACACCACCACCCACAGTGTCAGCTTGTCTGCTGCCAATCCCAGAGGCCTCTCCTTCACTGGAGGTGTGGTGAGCTCTGGCGGAGCTGCCAGCggagggtcaggggtcaggCTGCCACGCCACGGCTCTCTGCACCCGCAAGCCAGTCTGCCTGGATACGTTcccagagacacagagaccCCTGGCCCCCAACAGGAGCTGGCTGTGAGGAAGCCAGGGGGGACGGAGTCTGGAGTTTTTGCCAGGCACGCCAGAGCCAACAAGGGAAACCATGACACTAAAAGTCACGGAGCATCTCCAGCCCAAACCTCTGGAGCAGAAGATCCAGACAGTGACTTATCTCTGAAAGAGCTGGAGACCATCTTGTAG